A region from the Sander vitreus isolate 19-12246 chromosome 1, sanVit1, whole genome shotgun sequence genome encodes:
- the gatm gene encoding glycine amidinotransferase, mitochondrial, with amino-acid sequence MLRVRCLRGGSRGAEAAHLIGATLGRAVTGWVQRAFQSTSIAAAAQPRHAAEHVTEPEQQECPVCSYNEWDPLEEVIVGRAENAHVPAFTVEVKANTYEKYWPFYQKYGGQSFPADHLKKAVAEIEEMCNILRHEGVNVRRPEPIDWSLEYKTPDFTSSGMYAAMPRDILLVVGNEIIEAPMAWRARFFEYRAYRPLIKEYFRNGAKWTTAPKPTMADELYDQEYPIRTVEDRHKLAAEGKFVTTEHEPCFDAADFIRAGRDLFVQRSQVTNYMGIEWMRRHLAPDYKVHIISFKDPNPMHIDATFNIIGPGLVLSNPDRPCRQIDMFKKAGWTIVKPPSPLIPDDHPLWMSSKWLSMNVLMLGEKRVMVDANESTIQKMFENLGIKTIKVNIRHANSLGGGFHCWTTDVRRRGTLESYFH; translated from the exons ATGCTGCGAGTCAGGTGTCTGAGAGGAGGTAGCAGGGGGGCGGAGGCTGCCCATCTGATCGGAGCCACG CTTGGCCGGGCGGTGACTGGATGGGTGCAGAGGGCTTTCCAGAGCACCTCCATTGCAGCAGCTGCACAGCCACGCCATGCAGCTGAACATGTTACTGAGCCCGAACAGCAGGAATGTCCTGTCTGTAGCTACAATGAATGGGACCCTCTAGAGGAGGTGATCGTAGGTCGCGCTGAAAATGCCCATGTGCCTGCCTTCACTGTGGAAGTGAAA GCTAACACATATGAGAAGTACTGGCCCTTTTACCAAAAGTATGGGGGCCAGTCTTTTCCTGCGGACCACTTGAAGAAAGCTGTTGCTGAGATTGAGGAAATGTGCAATATTCTGCGCCACGAGGGCGTCAATGTAAGGAGACCAGAACCCATCGACTGGTCCCTGGAATACAAAACACCAGACTTCACATCATCAG GCATGTATGCGGCCATGCCCAGAGACATCCTTCTGGTTGTCGGGAATGAGATTATTGAGGCTCCTATGGCCTGGAGGGCTCGCTTCTTTGAATACCGAGCCTACAGGCCTTTGATCAAGGAGTACTTCAGAAACGGTGCCAAATGGACCACTGCTCCTAAACCCACTATGGCCGATGAGCTGTATGATCAG GAATACCCCATCCGCACAGTGGAGGACAGACACAAGCTGGCAGCCGAGGGGAAGTTTGTGACCACAGAGCATGAGCCCTGCTTCGATGCTGCTGACTTCATTCGAGCTGGGAGGGACCTTTTTGTCCAGAGGAGTCAA gTTACAAATTACATGGGAATTGAGTGGATGCGCCGCCATCTGGCTCCAGACTACAAGGTCCACATCATCTCATTCAAGGATCCTAACCCCATGCACATTGATGCCACTTTTAACATCATCGGACCAGGACTGGTGCTGTCAAACCCTGATCGTCCATGTCGCCAG ATCGATATGTTCAAAAAGGCTGGTTGGACGATTGTGAAACCTCCGTCACCTCTGATTCCTGATG ACCACCCACTGTGGATGTCTTCCAAATGGCTGTCCATGAACGTCCTGATGTTGGGTGAGAAGCGTGTTATGGTTGACGCCAATGAAAGCACcattcagaaaatgtttgagAACCTTG GTATCAAGACCATAAAGGTGAATATTCGCCATGCCAACTCCTTGGGTGGTGGCTTCCACTGCTGGACAACCGATGTCCGCCGCCGTGGTACCCTAGAGTCCTACTTCCACTAG